One segment of Carya illinoinensis cultivar Pawnee chromosome 1, C.illinoinensisPawnee_v1, whole genome shotgun sequence DNA contains the following:
- the LOC122289799 gene encoding uncharacterized mitochondrial protein AtMg01250-like, with protein sequence MENNLIDLITRCISSVFYSILLNGEPQPFFKPTRGLRKGDPLSPYLFILCAEALSWSLHKAKKKVAISSVPMGKGPTQISHLFFADDSLIFCKANSLEWSRLMEILNQYECASGQVLNKEKSSIYFSKNTPDENKRTIL encoded by the coding sequence ATGGAAAACAACTTGATAGATCTGATAACAAGATGCATCTCCTCAGTTTTCTACTCAATACTGCTCAATGGTGAACCTCAACCCTTTTTCAAGCCTACCCGAGGTCTGAGGAAAGGGGATCCCCTATCCCCTTACCTTTTCATCCTGTGTGCTGAAGCTCTATCATGGTCACTCCACAAGGCAAAGAAGAAAGTGGCTATTTCTAGTGTTCCCATGGGAAAAGGTCCTACCCAGATCAGTCACCTTTTCTTTGCTGATGACAGCTTAATTTTCTGCAAGGCCAATTCCCTTGAATGGAGTAGGCTGATGGAGATCCTAAACCAATACGAATGTGCCTCTGGACAAGTGCTGAACAAGGAAAAGTCCTCTATTTACTTCAGCAAGAATACACCAGATGAAAACAAGAGGACAATACTATAG